In a single window of the Elaeis guineensis isolate ETL-2024a chromosome 8, EG11, whole genome shotgun sequence genome:
- the LOC105049629 gene encoding uncharacterized protein, with product FTWPLICSISHHPPPPSIPFFYNFPLISSLVAFAVARSARFLTIWYKEKQCDAKKLVGSGGMPSSRSATVAAFAAAIGFQVGFGGSSFATAMTLACVVMYDAFGVRLHAGSQAEVCLLHLHLL from the exons TTCACGTGGCCATTGATTTGTTCCATCTCACATCATCCCCCTCCTCCTTCCATTCCCTTCTTCTACAACTTTCCTCTCATCTCCTCTCTAGTTGCCTTCGCCGTCGCCCGGTCTGCCCGGTTTCTCACCATCTG GTACAAGGAAAAGCAATGTGATGCTAAAAAACTTGTTGGATCTGGTGGGATGCCATCGTCCCGTTCAGCCACAGTTGCGGCATTTGCTGCAGCTATTGGTTTCCAAGTGGGCTTTGGTGGTTCTTCATTTGCAACTGCCATGACATTAGCATGTGTT GTGATGTACGATGCTTTTGGTGTTAGATTACATGCCGGAAGCCAGGCAGAAGTATGCCTTTTGCATCTGCACCTTCTTTAG